The following proteins are co-located in the Nerophis ophidion isolate RoL-2023_Sa linkage group LG04, RoL_Noph_v1.0, whole genome shotgun sequence genome:
- the si:ch211-13c6.2 gene encoding uncharacterized protein si:ch211-13c6.2 isoform X1, translating to MDSLETPYEDEVSTDFIECMVCDKSARGLSLYKIHLTTPGHLKKEETHVAAGGGIRPNTLPTFKDILQYLDYLNLDEPIIGLNYVEEVFGGPADSPLGPKYSCLLCHVTAHLPEIVGHIIGRKHRQKYMEVKRRDLVTWDANTVAAQGGKLIRTRAEIIERQDGRGHPVFLQKWEDTEKQTSDQLTQRQNSNPNTLQTLFQQDVSRCAPESQDFDESPRGRLPPHQSQRGCFPPADARGLNFDRQIYQQDDYKRDVNRLLDQNYCQQDPREEGPRGWAEHYPEEAPPYRRMPLENSAVNEVVRHQRPSFQEGQPRWSLDSSGNQRGDHDVRHGPSVPEASKRNLPSPPHMEPPRAHVRDYLHGQAAGAQLLPKQAAAGWGGPAQTPGEGSRSMSDIPEPFRRFMIGPRDDDGSGEAYGKKRKKSRFSDATAEEVEVAHKILKAGYGLPDPKFRNPSQSVGGPSEAQTRGPGRQLESQDSRHSDSYQIASSDKETVFDMLNDIQIENVEEATFLKDKLCGLLKEFKSIKSKKGDQHSSAPQMSTQHQHGRTVMGNPNFRGTEEDRRGRGWKTHEMNVQDRQQVRVHEAPGAFVRGPAPSVRGPAPSVRGPAPSVRGPVPSARGPNTSMRGRFNDGRGSQNMYETQHPDERAQRPGRFQENAAVAHRDLRPASDGFFDSRSPLPRNMEHEVGMNCNPQYSKSLEKLHSTLLQLVSRK from the exons GTGGCGGCATCAGACCAAACACTCTGCCAACGTTCAAGGATATTTTACAATACCTGGATTACCTGAACCTCGACGAGCCCATCATCG GCTTGAACTACGTGGAGGAAGTGTTCGGTGGCCCGGCCGACTCCCCTTTGGGGCCCAAGTACTCGTGCCTGCTGTGCCACGTCACCGCACACCTGCCCGAAATAGTCGGTCACATCATCGGGCGTAAACACAGGCAGAAATACATG GAGGTGAAGCGTCGCGACCTGGTGACGTGGGACGCGAACACTGTCGCGGCACAAGGAGGGAAGTTGATCCGCACCAGAGCGGAGATCATAGAGCGACAGGATGGCCGCGGACATCCAGTG TTCCTGCAGAAATGGGAGGACACAGAGAAACAAACATCAG ACCagctgacacagaggcagaacagCAACCCAAACACCCTCCAGACTTTGTTCCAACAGGACGTTTCGCGGTGTGCCCCGGAGAGCCAGGACTTTGACGAGTCGCCCCGTGGGCGCTTACCCCCACACCAGTCGCAAAGAGGCTGCTTTCCTCCAGCCGATGCTCGCGGGTTAAACTTCGACAGGCAGATATACCAGCAAGACGACTATAAGAGGGACGTGAACCGGCTACTGGACCAGAATTACTGTCAGCAGGATCCCAGGGAAGAGGGCCCCCGTGGTTGGGCTGAGCATTACCCAGAAGAGGCCCCTCCCTACAGAAGGATGCCACTGGAGAACAGTGCTGTCAACGAGGTTGTGAGGCACCAGCGACCGAGCTTTCAAGAAGGCCAACCCCGGTGGTCTCTCGACTCAAGCGGGAACCAAAGAGGGGATCACGATGTGCGGCACGGACCGAGTGTCCCGGAGGCCTCCAAGAGGAACCTTCCCTCTCCTCCGCACATGGAGCCGCCACGCGCACACGTCCGGGATTACCTCCACGGCCAGGCGGCTGGAGCTCAGCTGCTTCCCAAACAAGCGGCGGCGGGCTGGGGCGGCCCCGCCCAGACGCCGGGAGAGGGCTCCAGGAGCATGTCGGATATCCCAGAGCCTTTCAGGCGCTTCATGATCGGGCCCCGAGACGACGACGGCAGCGGCGAGGCGTACGGCAAAAAGAGGAAGAAGAGTCGCTTCTCGGATGCCACCGCCGAGGAAGTGGAGGTGGCGCACAAGAT TTTGAAGGCTGGATACGGACTCCCAGACCCCAAGTTTAGAAATCCTTCCCAATCAGTTGGCGGACCTTCTGAAGCACAGACCCGCGGCCCCGGGCGGCAGTTAGAATCACAG GACTCGCGTCACTCTGACAGCTACCAGATAGCTAGCTCTGATAAGGAAACAGTCTTTGACATGCTG AACGACATCCAAATCGAGAACGTGGAAGAAGCTACTTTCCTGAAGGATAAACTGTGCGGCCTTCTCAAAGAATTCAAGTCCATAAAATCAAAGAAAGGCGAC CAACATAGTTCAGCGCCTCAGATGTCCACACAGCACCAGCACGGGAGGACCGTCATGGGAAATCCCAACTTTAGAGGGACAGAGGAAGACCGCCGCGGACGAGGATGGAAGACGCATGAGATGAACGTGCAGGACAGGCAGCAAGTTCGTGTGCACGAAGCACCCGGTGCCTTCGTCAGAGGCCCCGCTCCCTCCGTCAGAGGCCCCGCTCCCTCCGTCAGAGGCCCCGCTCCCTCCGTCAGAGGACCCGTTCCCTCCGCGAGGGGACCCAATACTTCCATGAGAGGACGTTTCAACG aTGGCCGTGGTTCACAGAATATGTACGAAACACAGCATCCAGACGAGCGAGCGCAGCGTCCAGGACGGTTCCAAGAAAACGCGGCAGTGGCGCACCGAGACCTCCGGCCTGCCTCTGACGGGTTTTTCGATTCGCGCTCGCCGCTGCCTCGCAACATGGAACACGAAGTCGGTATGAACTGCAACCCTCAGTACTCCAAAAGCCTGGAAAAACTCCACTCCACTCTCCTGCAGCTGGTGTCAAGAAAGTAG
- the si:ch211-13c6.2 gene encoding uncharacterized protein si:ch211-13c6.2 isoform X2, translated as MEVKRRDLVTWDANTVAAQGGKLIRTRAEIIERQDGRGHPVFLQKWEDTEKQTSDQLTQRQNSNPNTLQTLFQQDVSRCAPESQDFDESPRGRLPPHQSQRGCFPPADARGLNFDRQIYQQDDYKRDVNRLLDQNYCQQDPREEGPRGWAEHYPEEAPPYRRMPLENSAVNEVVRHQRPSFQEGQPRWSLDSSGNQRGDHDVRHGPSVPEASKRNLPSPPHMEPPRAHVRDYLHGQAAGAQLLPKQAAAGWGGPAQTPGEGSRSMSDIPEPFRRFMIGPRDDDGSGEAYGKKRKKSRFSDATAEEVEVAHKILKAGYGLPDPKFRNPSQSVGGPSEAQTRGPGRQLESQDSRHSDSYQIASSDKETVFDMLNDIQIENVEEATFLKDKLCGLLKEFKSIKSKKGDQHSSAPQMSTQHQHGRTVMGNPNFRGTEEDRRGRGWKTHEMNVQDRQQVRVHEAPGAFVRGPAPSVRGPAPSVRGPAPSVRGPVPSARGPNTSMRGRFNDGRGSQNMYETQHPDERAQRPGRFQENAAVAHRDLRPASDGFFDSRSPLPRNMEHEVGMNCNPQYSKSLEKLHSTLLQLVSRK; from the exons ATG GAGGTGAAGCGTCGCGACCTGGTGACGTGGGACGCGAACACTGTCGCGGCACAAGGAGGGAAGTTGATCCGCACCAGAGCGGAGATCATAGAGCGACAGGATGGCCGCGGACATCCAGTG TTCCTGCAGAAATGGGAGGACACAGAGAAACAAACATCAG ACCagctgacacagaggcagaacagCAACCCAAACACCCTCCAGACTTTGTTCCAACAGGACGTTTCGCGGTGTGCCCCGGAGAGCCAGGACTTTGACGAGTCGCCCCGTGGGCGCTTACCCCCACACCAGTCGCAAAGAGGCTGCTTTCCTCCAGCCGATGCTCGCGGGTTAAACTTCGACAGGCAGATATACCAGCAAGACGACTATAAGAGGGACGTGAACCGGCTACTGGACCAGAATTACTGTCAGCAGGATCCCAGGGAAGAGGGCCCCCGTGGTTGGGCTGAGCATTACCCAGAAGAGGCCCCTCCCTACAGAAGGATGCCACTGGAGAACAGTGCTGTCAACGAGGTTGTGAGGCACCAGCGACCGAGCTTTCAAGAAGGCCAACCCCGGTGGTCTCTCGACTCAAGCGGGAACCAAAGAGGGGATCACGATGTGCGGCACGGACCGAGTGTCCCGGAGGCCTCCAAGAGGAACCTTCCCTCTCCTCCGCACATGGAGCCGCCACGCGCACACGTCCGGGATTACCTCCACGGCCAGGCGGCTGGAGCTCAGCTGCTTCCCAAACAAGCGGCGGCGGGCTGGGGCGGCCCCGCCCAGACGCCGGGAGAGGGCTCCAGGAGCATGTCGGATATCCCAGAGCCTTTCAGGCGCTTCATGATCGGGCCCCGAGACGACGACGGCAGCGGCGAGGCGTACGGCAAAAAGAGGAAGAAGAGTCGCTTCTCGGATGCCACCGCCGAGGAAGTGGAGGTGGCGCACAAGAT TTTGAAGGCTGGATACGGACTCCCAGACCCCAAGTTTAGAAATCCTTCCCAATCAGTTGGCGGACCTTCTGAAGCACAGACCCGCGGCCCCGGGCGGCAGTTAGAATCACAG GACTCGCGTCACTCTGACAGCTACCAGATAGCTAGCTCTGATAAGGAAACAGTCTTTGACATGCTG AACGACATCCAAATCGAGAACGTGGAAGAAGCTACTTTCCTGAAGGATAAACTGTGCGGCCTTCTCAAAGAATTCAAGTCCATAAAATCAAAGAAAGGCGAC CAACATAGTTCAGCGCCTCAGATGTCCACACAGCACCAGCACGGGAGGACCGTCATGGGAAATCCCAACTTTAGAGGGACAGAGGAAGACCGCCGCGGACGAGGATGGAAGACGCATGAGATGAACGTGCAGGACAGGCAGCAAGTTCGTGTGCACGAAGCACCCGGTGCCTTCGTCAGAGGCCCCGCTCCCTCCGTCAGAGGCCCCGCTCCCTCCGTCAGAGGCCCCGCTCCCTCCGTCAGAGGACCCGTTCCCTCCGCGAGGGGACCCAATACTTCCATGAGAGGACGTTTCAACG aTGGCCGTGGTTCACAGAATATGTACGAAACACAGCATCCAGACGAGCGAGCGCAGCGTCCAGGACGGTTCCAAGAAAACGCGGCAGTGGCGCACCGAGACCTCCGGCCTGCCTCTGACGGGTTTTTCGATTCGCGCTCGCCGCTGCCTCGCAACATGGAACACGAAGTCGGTATGAACTGCAACCCTCAGTACTCCAAAAGCCTGGAAAAACTCCACTCCACTCTCCTGCAGCTGGTGTCAAGAAAGTAG